Part of the Wolbachia endosymbiont of Diaphorina citri genome is shown below.
AGAAAAAAGACGTATTATACTTGTACCTCTATCTTTCATTTCCTCGAGAAGCTTTCTATCATTTATTAGTTTGTGCAAAATGTAATCCGTAGCAGGACCTGGTTTACGAAAACGAAACATATTATTTTCTGCAAAAATAGCCTCAGCTAATTCGATAGACTTTTTATCCTCATCTATAAAAGCCTTTTTGTCTCTATTTAACCGTATGATTTTAGCCTTGCTATCGCTGCGTAGTCTAGTTTGCCCTATTAGCCTCTCAAATGTTTTTGTCCTCATATATATCTTATATTAATTAATATTAATATTTACTATATTAACTACTTTGAGAAAAATAAATGAAAATCTTAATAAATATTATACTTTTATAAAAAAATAAAAGTCTTTTTATATTTGTATGAGTATATAAAAGGTTTGATTGTTGTAAGTTATCTAAGTGCTAGAGTCTAATTAATAAGTCTGCTTGAAGCCGCTCAGTGTTTGTACAGTTGTACCTGCGCAACTTGCTTCAAAATTTCTGCTTGTTGCTGAGCATGGATATTAGCATAACCACATGCAGGAGATGCAGCAGCAGGTCTTGCAATGCACTTAGGTCTTTTTGCTTGAGCATTGAGGCCAGACAATACCTCTTCTATCAATGGGTTGACAAAGAACCATCCTCCCATATTTTTTGGTTCCTCTTGACACCATATAATTTCAGCGTTCTTATATTTTTCAAGTTCACTGCCTAGTTTATCGGCCGGGAATGGATAAAATTGTTCTAAACGCACTACTGCTATATCGTTTATTTTTTGTGCTTCAAGCATTTCAATTATGTCGTAATAGACTTTACCACTGCATATTACAACTTTACGTATTTTATCACTTGCAACTAAACCTGTTCTACACTCTGGAATTACCGTGAGAAATTCTCCTTCAAAGTCAGAAAGGTTAGAAACTGCCATTTTATGACGCAATAGTGATTTAGGTGTAAACACCACTAAAGGCTTACGAAAATCTCGATTAATTTGTCGGCGCAAAACATGAAAGTAATTTGCTGGAGTAGAGCAATTAACTACTTGCATATTATCCTCTGCGCAGAGTTGCAAAAATCTCTCTATACGAGCAGAACTATGCTCAGGCCCCTGCCCTTCATAACCATGAGGCAAAAGTAAAACTAGACCACTTGATCGCAACCACTTTGTTTCTGCAGATGAGATAAATTGGTCGATCATGATTTGTGCACCATTTGCAAAATCACCAAATTGCCCTTCCCAGAGCACCAGTGAATATGGAGAGTCAAGGCTATATCCATATTCAAAACCCATCACAGCATACTCAGATAGTGCGCTATCTATAACTTCAAAGCGAGCTTGCTTCTCACTTATATTGTTTAGTGGAATAAACTCTTCTTCCGTTACTTGATCAACAAGCCTTGAGTGACGATGCGAGAAAGTCCCACGACCAGAATCTTGTCCTGACAAGCGCACTCCTATTCCTTCTTTAAGCAATGACGCGAATGCAAGACTTTCAGCAGTTGCCCAGTCTATGTTGCTACCGGAATTTATACTGTCTATTCTTCCATCAAGTATTTTTCTGACTTTATTATTGAGATTAAAACTACTTGGAATATTGCTATTTATGTGTACGCCCAATTTTTTTAGCTCATCTGGTGAGATACCAGAATCTGTATAATATTCGCTCAAATCATTTAACTTTGCTCTCCTGAGTTTTAACCACACTCCATCAAACCAGTCAGCTTTCTTCGGAGTATAAGTCGTTGACTCAGTAAGGCTTTTATCCAATCTTGTTCTAAATTCGCTGCGTAATTTACTTACTTCATCGCTACCTAGCACTTTCTCTGCAGTCAGCTTCTCTTCGTAAAGCGTGCCTGGAGTTTTATGCTTTGATATTGCTTTATACATAAGTGGCTGAGTAAAATTTGGTTCATCGCCTTCATTATGGCCATATTTGCGGTAGCATATTATGTCAATCACCACATCCTTTTTAAATTTCTGCACATACTCCATTGCCAAACTCGCGGCAAAACTCACGGCTTCTGGATTATCTCCATTAACATGAAATATTGGAGCTTCTATTGATTTTGCTACATCAGTACAATAAAAAGAAGAGCGTGCACAACGAGGATTCGCAGTAAAACCAACTTGGTTATTGATGACAATATGCACGATACCACCAACTTTATAACCTTCAATGTTGCTCAAAGTCAGGGTTTCAGCAACCACTCCCTGCCCGATAAAAGCTGCATCACCATGAATTGATATTCCAAGCACAGATCTCATATTTTGTTTTGCCCTTACTCTTCCAGCTAGAACCGGATTTACCGCCTCAAGGTGAGATGGGTTAGGACATAAACTTAAGTGTATTTTTTTACCACCAGCAAGTGCTCGATCAGAAGAGTAACCAAGGTGATATTTGACATCACCAGACACCTCAAGACTACTTGGATATGCAAGGTTGCCTTGAAATTCAGACAGCATTGCCGTATATTCTTTCCCCATCACTTTGGTTAGAACATTAAGCCGTCCTCGGTGGGCCATACCAAGAACTATTTCTTCAATACCAAAAGCTGCAGAATCACTAATAACTCTTTCAATTGCAACAATGGCTGACTCCCCACCTTCGATAGAAAAACGCTTATATCCAGGAAATTTCATATGGAGAAATTGCTCGAACACCTCAGATTCGATTAAGTGCCTCAGTATTTCTTTTTTATCCTGAGGGCTTAGCGTATAGACCTGATTTTCAATTTTCTCCTGCAGCCAAACTCTTTCCTCATAAGAGGAAATATGCATAAATTCAAAACCGATATTATTGCAGTAAATATCTCTGTAGGTTTTAGTGTCACTTGTAGGAGAAAGATTTAAGTATTTTTGATAATCTATTTCCTTATTTATATTCGGTGATAATGGATTTAAGTCTGCAAAAAAGTGACCATAAGATCTGAAAAAATTTGCTAAATCATCAGCATCTACCTTGGCTTCATTCTGTGCTCTGCAGGGTTCGGCTTTATTAACTTCTAAATTGCTCGAAAAAATTCTGTACCAATCTTCTCCAATTGATTTATCGCCTTGCAAGTAACGGCTATAAATTTCTTCCACAAATTCTGCATTGTCACCATAAAGGCAGCTTAAACTTGGCATAATCACTATAAAAGATATCAAATACTTATAAGTATACCTTAAGTTTTTTAAAAAAGAACTTTTTTGATCTTTGTAGATTAAGCTAATGCATTACCGCTTTCTCACAGATGTACGAACATTCATTTTTGAAGGTAAACTGCACAGCAAATGTTCAGTGCATGACACCATTTATTTTTATGGTTTTGTTTATTTTATTTTGCCACTCTGCTAAACGAATACATTTAATTTCATTTTTATCGAACAGATAATTGTCATATATTAGCTTAGTTCTCCTGTTGTACTTAAATATAAATCAGCATATCCCTAATTTTTTTATACATTTTACTTCTTTCTCTATATTTAATAATAGGCTTGAAAATAAATGGTAAACCTATAATTGTTAAGCTTAGAGCTAGGATTGAAAATACACAAAAGGCTTTGTGTTTACTATGTAGCTCTTTCAAGTAAAGCATCAAAAATCTACAGAATTTTTTGTAATTTTCTTCAATATTTTTTTTGCTATGAGCCTTGTCAATAAACATACCTATTGCGGTATAATCTTTACTACACTTAATTGCCCCTTTTTCTATTAATAGCTGAGCTATGTCAAAATAATCCCTTTGAATAGTAAGATGCAGAGGTGTAAAACCTTGTTGATCACAAATATTCATATTGGCTTTTACTGCTAACAACATTCTTACAATTTCTACATGGCCTTTTTTAGCTGCAAGTAGCAGAGGAGTTCTGTTGCATCTAGTGACGGCATTAACGTTTACCTTAAGCTCCAATAAGAACTTAACTGCTTTAGTATCACCATTGTAGCTAGCTTTATGTAACCTGGTGTTACCGATACAATCTTGGTCATCTGCTTCTATTCCCTTTGAAACAAGAAATGTTACCATCTTTCCATTATTATGCTCAATAGCGCAATCCAGCGCATCAAAGCCATGTTTGTTTTTTGTGCAAATAAACTCTTTTAACCTAGCTTTTGCTTGCTTTACAATAAGCTTTACCAGTTGCATTTTGTTGTTATATGCTGCTAGAAAAAGCGTAGTATTATTTTCTGCATCTTTTGCTTCTATGTTTGCACCTTTCTTTATCAGATATTCTATAATCTCTGCTCTACTTTCATAATGTGTAGTACATTGATAAATGGTCAAAAATAAAGGAGTACGAAAGTTGTTATCTTCACATTCAAGATTTGCTCCGCTATCAATTAAAATCTGGACGCTCTTTTTAGAACCGTATAATGAAGCTATGTGAAGAGGAGTATAGCCTTCCTCAGCATCTTTTTCATTAATTTTTGCGCCTTTTGCTATTAAAAAATCCATTAATTCTGTGTCATCTTGTAGTGTAGCAAGGTGAAGTGGAGTAAATCCATTTTTATCTCTAGAATTAATTGTCAGTTGATTAACAAGAAGTTTAGCAATTTTTTTGTGTCCATGCATAATAGCATAATGCAGTGGATTTCTATTTTCGTTGTCCACAACATTAAAGTCAGCTTCGTGTTCTAATAATGATTTTACTCCAACTAAATCGCCTTCTTTTGTAAACTTATGTAAGAGAGTGACTCCGCTTACATCTTTTGAGTTAATATCAAATCCACTTTCTACCAATTGATGTATGTCTTCCTCACACGCCATACCATTTTAATTAAACCCTTTTCGCATTAACAATACTCCCACTTAATTAAGTTTGAATGAATCTGTAAGAGAGATATAAACGTTAGGGAGATTTGTGATAAATAGTAAGAAAAAGAACAGAAAGTCAAAATCTATCTAACACAATTAAAATCACTATTTTACCTGCTTTCTCTGTACTCTATCTCTACTTTTGCATTTACATTCGCTGAATCACTTTCCTGCTTTACAATAAAGCAGCTCCATATGTTTTCTATGCACTTTTATTAAGCATTTTGCTCAAATTTGCAAAATTCACAATATTGTTCAACAACTCCATCTTACTATCCACTTGCTCATTCTCAACCTTTTTAGATTTAAGATCTTTAAGTACATTATTGAAATCATCCATGTTCACTGTCACTTTTAGCTCTTCATCTTCTGACTCTTCTTCGCAAATCTGATCTACAGCATGAAGTTTTGCTTCATTTACCAAATTTTCTAGATCAGCTCCTGAAAAACCATTAGTTTCTTCTGCAAGTTTTGCTAGATTTACATCTGGTTCCATTGGCACTTTCTCCGTATAAAGACCCAATATTTTTTCACGTAGGCTTTTATCTGGTAAAATAATTTCAATATGTTTAGAGAGGCGACCTGATCTAATTACTGCTTCATCTAAACTTTCTAGACGATTAGTTGCAGCAATGACTGTCACGCCTTCTATAGGATTAAAACCATCAAGTTCATGTAAAAACTGATTTACAATTCGGTTGCGTTCTTCGTCATTGTATGCATTATTATTACTACGTTTTGTACAAACAGCATCTATTTCATCTATAAAGACTATGCAAGGAGCATTTTCTCTCGCTTTTGCAAAAAGATCTTTTATGTAATGTGCGCTTTGTCCAGCATATTTTTGCATACATTCAGATCCAGAAACGCTAATAAATTTAGCATTAGCTTCACATGCAATTGCACGAGCAATAAGAGTTTTACCATTTCCAGGTGGACCATATAAAATATAGCCTGTTGGCATTTTGCAACTTAGCATTTCAAGAGCTTTCTTCTTCTTCTCTGATATATGACCACAAATCATTTTTAACTCTTTTCTTACTTCATCTGAAACAATAACATCATCAAGTGTTACTTTTTTCTGCTTGTCTGGATCAACTATCTCTATTCTAGAAGAGCCTTTTATTGCACAAACAAGATCATTTAATTCTTTTGAGTGCGTTGCTTTATTAACCGATTTTTTTTCATCACTCACTTCTTCAATATTTATTATGTTTGAATCTTGCCCGTTTTTAATCTCATTTTCAGCATCCAATTCAGCCGCTTTGTACGTAATATATTTAGCTATAGATGCAAATGCATACAAAATACTTACACACAATAACACCTTTAATACAGGCACATCAGGTACAATTAAATTAACCGCAACAATTGATGTTGCCATAGCAGCACCTAACAACAACATTGAGCCAAAAACAATATAACCTTGAATTTTCGCTTTTTTCAGCTGCATTAAGTATCCAGAACCATTAGGATGCTCGAATGCATAAATATTCACTGCAGTTTTACCATGAAAATTCTTTAACCAAGGATCTGCATTTTTTCTTATTAGAATTGATATTGTTTTTCTACTTCCATTATTTGCAGCACAATGCAAAGGAGTATTGCCCTCTTTATCCATTACATTAACACTTATTCCTCTATTTAAGAAAAATTCTACCACTTCAGCATGACCATTTTCAGCGGCTAAATGTAAAGGAATCTTCTCGCACTTACTATCTTTCTTATTAACATCAGCTCCTACTGCTACCAGGACTTTTGCTACGTTTTCAAAGCCACGTCTAGCAGCTACGTGCAACAATGTAAGTTCTTGACTAAATAAATGATTTACATCAAATTCAACTTTCTTCCACTCTTCATGTAGATCTTGATTCTGTTTCTTTAGTTCTTCTTGTATTTTCTCAATTATATTATTGAGATTTAAATCTTTCTCAGCCTCAATCGTCCTCAGTACTTTTTCCAGTGATTCATATTCTCCTGTCATAATTTTACCTTCAATATTAAAAGAGTTATTTAATTATTACATAATTATGATAAAAAGTCAATTAAAACAAGCTAATAACTGGGATTGTGAATAGTAAATTAGATTCAAGTGGCCTCTGTGGTGTCATTCCAGTGCGTGACACTGGAATCCAGATCAAGTACGGCTATCATCCAAATGTTGTTATTCAAGCAGCCCCTTCGTTTTCATCCCAGTACCCGGACACTGGGATCCAGGAACCAGCGTCAAGCACTGGAATGACACCCATGCTCTTTTCGCTATAAATATTAAAAAATTTACCAGGCAAAAGAAGCCCCGTGTAAATAGTTGTTCCACTCTTTATTTTTTAAATTTGACGTTGGGTAATGTCTTAAACAGACTGTTTCAGTTTGTATAGGGAAAAGCCCGAAGTTTTTATAAAGACATAGTATGTACATAGTACAAAAACAGTACGCTAAATACAAGTCTTCTTGTCGTTTTAATCTATACAGATTGGGAAGTTAAATAGTATAGCTTCACCTTCTCTGTAAGACATTTTAGCCATAATGGCTAATTTCTGGAGGATGAAGCACTTAAACTAGTTGCTATTGATAGTAATGATGCTTTCATGGCTGAAATAGAAAATAGCAAAGACATATCTGTTGTGCCTACTTCTAATCAGTGGCTTACAGCAAAAATCTTACTTCTTTCGATCATCAGATTAAGTCTACTCCAGCGGATATAGTAAGGATTTCTGATAGGTGGTTGATTTTTGACGAGCATGGAATAAAGAATATTGTTAAGGCTAATGCAGAACCAAAAGAGGGAATGTTCAAAAAAGTATGTCAAACCGAATTTTTAGTTCAACTCAATTTTCAATCTGTGGGGGTATAATTTTGACAGGATACAAAGCTTAATGGAGAAAGTTACGAATATCAGTGAAAAACATGGCAATTTTATTCTCATTTGCAGCTGCTATCACGTCTTGATCTTTCAATGAGCCACCTGGCTGAATTATAGCTGTAATTCCATGCTTTGCACTTTCTACTATACTATCTGGAAATGGAAAAAATGCATCCGAAGCAAGCGCTGCGCCTTTACATTTTTCACCTGCTTTTTTTACTGCAATATTCACACTATCTATTCTGCTTGTTTGTCCTGCACCGATGCCAATAGCACAACCGTCTTTTGCTATCACTATTGCATTGGATTTTACATGTTTACATATTTTCCAAGCAAAAATAAGATCCTCTTTTTCTGTTATAGTACATTCTGTTACTTGACTAATTTCTCCCATTACGTGGTTATTATTTTCCTGTACTAAGAACCCACCAACAACGTTTTTAACTTGGTACTTCTCATTTTGTTGAAAAGGTTTATGAATAATCACTCTCAGATTTTTCTTTTTTTGCAAAACTTTTAGCGCTTCGCTATTAACTGATGGCGCTATCACTACCTCCAAAAATATCTCATTTAGCTTTTCTGCTAGCTTTAAATCTATCTCCCGATTGAAAGCAACTATTCCACCAAAACTGCTTATTTCATCACATGATAGAGCTTTTTCATATGCTTTTAAAGCACTATCACTAACAGCAGCGCCACATGGATTATTGTGCTTTATTATCACTGCTGCAGGTTCTTGAAACTCAGAAATTATGTTAAGTGCAGACTCTATGTCGACTATATTATTATAGCTCAACTCTTTTCCATGTATTTTCTCCAGTGGATATTTGCTAAATTGATTACTATAAAATGCAGCTTTTTGATGAGGATTTTCACCATACCTGAGTCCTTGTGCTTTACATCCATATAAAGTAAAAAACTCTGGTAACTCATTGCTTTTACCCTGTGATAAAAACCAATTGTAAATATTAGAATCATACTGTGCAGTCAGAGCAAATGCTTTAGTTGCTAGATGTTTTCTATATTCTAATGTTGTCTGATTGTTATTTTTGATCATCTCAGCTTTCAGTGTTTCGTAATCTTGAATGCTAGAAATCACTGAAGTGAAATGAAAGTTTTTTGCTGTAGCTCTAATTAATGCTACTCCACCTATATCTATTTGTTCTATGATTTGCTCCTCACTTGAGTTGCTATTAACCGTTTTCCAAAATGGATATAAGTTAGTTATAAGCAGATCTATCGGCTTAATTTCTAGATTCTGCATTTCCTTTTTGTGCCTTTTTCGATCACAGAGTATTCCTCCGTGAATTTTAGGATGTAAAGTTTTCACTCTGCCATCTAGTATTTCTGGAAATTGCGTGTAATCTGAAACTTCTTGCGTTTTTATTCCCGCACCTGATAGCACTTTATAAGTATTCCCTGTTGAGAGAATTTCTATTTGTTGCTGCATCAAAAACAATGCAAGTTCAATTATATTTGTCTTATCGTATACTGATATTAAAGCTCTTTTAATTTTCATATGGAAGGTTTCTTAAGATTATATCTAAGAAAAGAAAATTTGTCTATATATAGCTACTACGTCATACCGCCGCGGTATCTCGTTGTAGACTCCGCTATAGCTGTACGAACATTCATTTTTGAAGGTAAATTGCACAGCAAATGGTCAGTGTTTGGCACCGGAGTTTAGTCTTTATTATACAGCCACTTATTTAAAGTTAAGTTTCCTGGATCCCAGTGTCAAGCACTGGGATGACAAGAAGAGAGCACTGGGATAATAAAGAAGGCACTGGCATGACATCATCCTTTTTTCTGGATCCAAGTAGTCATGGCACTGCCTTTGTGTTTGAGGCAAAACCTGCTATAACATTTAACACACTGCTTTCACAAACAAATGTTCGTACAGTTGTGTAACAAGCAGCGGAATACCAAATTGTAGAAGTTGCTTTAGCCCTACTAACCTTCCCTTCAAAGTAACCTATTCTATAAATCTTTTTGCCACACTTGACTTTAAGCCACGAACAAAATCTTCAATGTTGCAAGGATTTCTTCCTTCCATTTGCACAACTTTAGGAATTAAAGTGCCACCTTTTAAACTGATGTGCATATTATCATTAATGACCTCACCTTGTTCTGAAGAAAAAGCTTCAAAGTCAGCATCAAGTATTCTGATACGTTTATTCTCTATCTTAATAAATGATTTTGGATAAAAAGCTTTAACTTTTCTATAAGCAACTTCACAGGTATCACTTGCATAAATTTTATAATCTTCCACTTTGTCAGCGTAACACGCGTCATTATCATTCTGTTTTAAGGGAACTTGCTTTTTAATTTCGTTTAGCACTTCCAGCAGTAAATCACTGCCTAGCTTAGACAATTTATCATGCAAAGTTTTATAATTATCGCTTTTTTCAATAAGAAGTTTTCTCTGTTTTAAAATAGGACCAGAATCTAATCCTTCATCTAATTGCATGATACTGATTCCGGTTTCTTGATCTCCTGCTAAAATTGCATGCTGTATCGGAGCTGCACCACGCCACCTAGGTAGCAATGAAGGGTGAATATTAATACAACCATATTTTGGAGTATTCAAAATTTCTTTTGGAAGTATCAACCCATACGCAGCAACAACTGCAACGTCTGGCTTAAAATTTCTAAACTTTTCTTGCTCTACTGGAGATTTCAAAGAGACAGGAATACATACCTCTATGTCACTTTCTTCAGCAACGACGTGTACTGGGGATTTTGTTAACTTCTGCCCACGCCCTGAAGGTTTTGGAGCCTTGGTGTATACCGCTACTGTTTCGTTATGTGATTTCAATAGTAGACTTAACGTATTAACCGCAAACTCCGGCGACCCCATGAAAATAATTCTCATTAGGTGTTTTTGCTTTAAGAATTTTCTACTAGTTTACTATTTACAGTTTCTATTAATTTAGCAAAATCATCCTTATAATTAACAGCCATCTCAGCAAGAATTTTTCTATTCAAATCAACTCCAGCAAGTTTAAGACCATGCATAAACCTACCATAAGTAAGTCCATGTTCTCTTGCCGCTGCATTAATACGTATTATCCACAAACCACGAAAATCACGTTTGCGATTTCTTCTGTCTCTGTAAGAATATTGGAGTGCTTTTTCAACCCTTTGTAATGCAATTCTATAACAATTCTTTGCCCGTCCTCTATAACCCTTTGCTAGTTTCAATATTTTTTTATGACGAGCATGAGTAGTGACTCCACGTTTTACTCGAGCCATTTTTATTTTACCTCCATTTTGTTAAATACCATAAGGCATATAAAGCTTAACTATGCGTGAGTCAGATTTATTGAGAATCGTTGTACCGCGTTGATTACGAATATTAGATTTACTTCTCTTTACCATGCCATGTCTCTTACCTGACTGAGTAGAGATGACTTTACCCTTAGCTGTAAGGTGAAAGCGCTTTTTGACAGAAGATTTGGTTTTTAATTTTATTTTCGTCATATTCTAAACAAATTTACAAACACCACTATTTAGTTCTTTATTAGTAATTAAGTATGAGTATAGATAATTTTATTAAAGAATCAAATTAAAATTGTGTTTTAGAGGAGCTTAAATGTAATTACACCCAATATATGTGTTATACCTTCTTTATCTCCAATTGGCAACAATACTTGCCTCATTTTAACACTTTCACTTTCTTCCTCCTCATTGATTGGGCATTTACTCTCTATTACAGTCTCAAGTTTATCAATAACTGCATCTATTTTATATAGCCGCAAAAATGGTGCATCAATTGCATACTTATCATCGATGTACATCTTTTTTTCAAAACCATAGAATTCAATAGCTTTTTCTCCTGCATTTTCACAAATATAACCTCGATCTTTAACTTCAATGATAAAACAATGCTGCCATGACTCCATGATTTCTGCAGTGTCTATTTCATGTCTTTCTGGCCATTCTCTATCTGATCCTTTTATATCACTCCAATGTTGAGTAACTATATTCACTATTCTTCTTTCTTTGCCTGCATAATTTTCCATTCGAAATTCCACATATAAAACACAGATATGAGGTAAACTTATCGTGAATGTATTGATTTTTTCTTACTAAAGGATGTAGATTATTGAAAATTCTCATCCTGTTTACACAACAGGTAATGATAAATTAAGTATAATAATTAGAGCATAAAAATTATCAAATGAGGAAACTGTGAAATAAAAAAATTCTATTTTTGCAATATTTTGGCTAACTAATAGAATTAGTTCCACTTTCTAAAGTTATTGCACTTAATAAATAACTAGATGAAGTTTCTTCCTTAGCACTACTATGGCTTTTATTTTTTCTATTATAAAACCAACATTTAAATGGTACAGCTGCTGCGATAGCTGCTACCAAAGCTACTGTTACTGCTAACATACCTACTGTGAACACTATATTATTTTTCTCGTTTGAAGGTGTTTCCAATAATTTAAACTCTCTCAAGTTTGTATCATGAATCATAGGATTACCCAAAATATTCGTCGTATTTTGAACACTTTCTATATTTCGCATTGTAATTCCATTGCTAGCGTTTGATTTTTTCATTTCTTCCATTACTTGTTTTAAGTTTGGTAGTTCTGCTGTTGTATTTTCAATATCACCAGCTTCCAGCTTTTGCAAGTTCTCATTACTCAAAAACTCTTTGAGATACTTTTCATAAAACTCTTTGGCATTATATCTTTTATAACTTCGTATTTTTCCACTCTTGAGATCAGAAACAATATCATCAATCATCACTTTTGGATTTTCTGCATGCACTATTTCTCCTTCAGCAACAAGAATACGATAAGATGTATCGTCAAGCATACATACATACTTAAGTTTTAAATCACCTCCTCCCAATAGAAAATATATTGTTCTGTTTTGTTCTACATCTCGCAATTCTGATTCAATACTAATCCATCTATTCCTTTTTTCCTTATTGATTGATCTTTTTTTTCCTACAGTATTTTTAAATCTTCTTGACATATATGACCCCCAAGCTGACCAATATTTCCTTATGTATAAAAGATAAATTATTTAAGTCCACATCTTTTCACTAAGATTTTTATATTTTTATTACCCCAGTTGGGGATTAGAAGTCAGTGAAAAAGCCAGGAAAATAGGGTAAACTCCGGAAACATATTATCAAAAAATAGAGAGGTTACCCATGAATAAAAATGTAACAGAATTATTTTGCTTTGTAGACGATTTTTGCAAGGCTATAAACAAAAATTTCGCAGAAAAACTCCTGCCAAACAGTAAAAAACCTACCAGAACGCCAGG
Proteins encoded:
- a CDS encoding 2-oxoglutarate dehydrogenase E1 component, encoding MPSLSCLYGDNAEFVEEIYSRYLQGDKSIGEDWYRIFSSNLEVNKAEPCRAQNEAKVDADDLANFFRSYGHFFADLNPLSPNINKEIDYQKYLNLSPTSDTKTYRDIYCNNIGFEFMHISSYEERVWLQEKIENQVYTLSPQDKKEILRHLIESEVFEQFLHMKFPGYKRFSIEGGESAIVAIERVISDSAAFGIEEIVLGMAHRGRLNVLTKVMGKEYTAMLSEFQGNLAYPSSLEVSGDVKYHLGYSSDRALAGGKKIHLSLCPNPSHLEAVNPVLAGRVRAKQNMRSVLGISIHGDAAFIGQGVVAETLTLSNIEGYKVGGIVHIVINNQVGFTANPRCARSSFYCTDVAKSIEAPIFHVNGDNPEAVSFAASLAMEYVQKFKKDVVIDIICYRKYGHNEGDEPNFTQPLMYKAISKHKTPGTLYEEKLTAEKVLGSDEVSKLRSEFRTRLDKSLTESTTYTPKKADWFDGVWLKLRRAKLNDLSEYYTDSGISPDELKKLGVHINSNIPSSFNLNNKVRKILDGRIDSINSGSNIDWATAESLAFASLLKEGIGVRLSGQDSGRGTFSHRHSRLVDQVTEEEFIPLNNISEKQARFEVIDSALSEYAVMGFEYGYSLDSPYSLVLWEGQFGDFANGAQIMIDQFISSAETKWLRSSGLVLLLPHGYEGQGPEHSSARIERFLQLCAEDNMQVVNCSTPANYFHVLRRQINRDFRKPLVVFTPKSLLRHKMAVSNLSDFEGEFLTVIPECRTGLVASDKIRKVVICSGKVYYDIIEMLEAQKINDIAVVRLEQFYPFPADKLGSELEKYKNAEIIWCQEEPKNMGGWFFVNPLIEEVLSGLNAQAKRPKCIARPAAASPACGYANIHAQQQAEILKQVAQVQLYKH
- a CDS encoding ankyrin repeat domain-containing protein, producing MACEEDIHQLVESGFDINSKDVSGVTLLHKFTKEGDLVGVKSLLEHEADFNVVDNENRNPLHYAIMHGHKKIAKLLVNQLTINSRDKNGFTPLHLATLQDDTELMDFLIAKGAKINEKDAEEGYTPLHIASLYGSKKSVQILIDSGANLECEDNNFRTPLFLTIYQCTTHYESRAEIIEYLIKKGANIEAKDAENNTTLFLAAYNNKMQLVKLIVKQAKARLKEFICTKNKHGFDALDCAIEHNNGKMVTFLVSKGIEADDQDCIGNTRLHKASYNGDTKAVKFLLELKVNVNAVTRCNRTPLLLAAKKGHVEIVRMLLAVKANMNICDQQGFTPLHLTIQRDYFDIAQLLIEKGAIKCSKDYTAIGMFIDKAHSKKNIEENYKKFCRFLMLYLKELHSKHKAFCVFSILALSLTIIGLPFIFKPIIKYRERSKMYKKIRDMLIYI
- a CDS encoding AAA family ATPase, which gives rise to MTGEYESLEKVLRTIEAEKDLNLNNIIEKIQEELKKQNQDLHEEWKKVEFDVNHLFSQELTLLHVAARRGFENVAKVLVAVGADVNKKDSKCEKIPLHLAAENGHAEVVEFFLNRGISVNVMDKEGNTPLHCAANNGSRKTISILIRKNADPWLKNFHGKTAVNIYAFEHPNGSGYLMQLKKAKIQGYIVFGSMLLLGAAMATSIVAVNLIVPDVPVLKVLLCVSILYAFASIAKYITYKAAELDAENEIKNGQDSNIINIEEVSDEKKSVNKATHSKELNDLVCAIKGSSRIEIVDPDKQKKVTLDDVIVSDEVRKELKMICGHISEKKKKALEMLSCKMPTGYILYGPPGNGKTLIARAIACEANAKFISVSGSECMQKYAGQSAHYIKDLFAKARENAPCIVFIDEIDAVCTKRSNNNAYNDEERNRIVNQFLHELDGFNPIEGVTVIAATNRLESLDEAVIRSGRLSKHIEIILPDKSLREKILGLYTEKVPMEPDVNLAKLAEETNGFSGADLENLVNEAKLHAVDQICEEESEDEELKVTVNMDDFNNVLKDLKSKKVENEQVDSKMELLNNIVNFANLSKMLNKSA
- the purH gene encoding bifunctional phosphoribosylaminoimidazolecarboxamide formyltransferase/IMP cyclohydrolase; this encodes MKIKRALISVYDKTNIIELALFLMQQQIEILSTGNTYKVLSGAGIKTQEVSDYTQFPEILDGRVKTLHPKIHGGILCDRKRHKKEMQNLEIKPIDLLITNLYPFWKTVNSNSSEEQIIEQIDIGGVALIRATAKNFHFTSVISSIQDYETLKAEMIKNNNQTTLEYRKHLATKAFALTAQYDSNIYNWFLSQGKSNELPEFFTLYGCKAQGLRYGENPHQKAAFYSNQFSKYPLEKIHGKELSYNNIVDIESALNIISEFQEPAAVIIKHNNPCGAAVSDSALKAYEKALSCDEISSFGGIVAFNREIDLKLAEKLNEIFLEVVIAPSVNSEALKVLQKKKNLRVIIHKPFQQNEKYQVKNVVGGFLVQENNNHVMGEISQVTECTITEKEDLIFAWKICKHVKSNAIVIAKDGCAIGIGAGQTSRIDSVNIAVKKAGEKCKGAALASDAFFPFPDSIVESAKHGITAIIQPGGSLKDQDVIAAANENKIAMFFTDIRNFLH
- the fmt gene encoding methionyl-tRNA formyltransferase, with product MRIIFMGSPEFAVNTLSLLLKSHNETVAVYTKAPKPSGRGQKLTKSPVHVVAEESDIEVCIPVSLKSPVEQEKFRNFKPDVAVVAAYGLILPKEILNTPKYGCINIHPSLLPRWRGAAPIQHAILAGDQETGISIMQLDEGLDSGPILKQRKLLIEKSDNYKTLHDKLSKLGSDLLLEVLNEIKKQVPLKQNDNDACYADKVEDYKIYASDTCEVAYRKVKAFYPKSFIKIENKRIRILDADFEAFSSEQGEVINDNMHISLKGGTLIPKVVQMEGRNPCNIEDFVRGLKSSVAKRFIE